In Lates calcarifer isolate ASB-BC8 unplaced genomic scaffold, TLL_Latcal_v3 _unitig_641_quiver_1972, whole genome shotgun sequence, the genomic stretch AGACATCACACTGGACTGTGGGAAATTGCATTTTTCAATGTTTTCTGGCGTTTTAAGTCAATCACTTAACAGCCACAAAATTAGAAATATGAATCCAAACCTGTAATGTGTCAGGTATCAGGttttgaatctgttttttaGGAAATTAATTTAGAGAGTTGTCAGATCTGCTCCGTCTCATGAGGGGAAACATATTCGTCTCTTCACAGttgtatttaatgtttgtatGAATCTGATTTCCCCAGGATATTCacctttaaaaatgacagtaacAGCTTTATTATCCAAtcagtgattcatttttaaactcAGTTTCATAATAActtatttttcctctcaggcTTTGAAGGCTCGTGGATATGAACGCTTGGTCCTTCAGGTTGGGAGAGGATCTCTCCTTCCAGCTGCTGACAGCTGTCCACACATCACACTGGAAGCTTTCAGATTCAAAGACTCCATAGCAGACGACATGAAGCAGGCTGACCTCGTCATCAGCCACGCAGGTGAAGATAACATCAAAACTTACTCCTCttaacacaacacactcacaacaGGTACTTTCTGTGTTCATCGCCTGCTCAGAAGACAATCACAACTGCGTAGAAGTcaaaagggaaaacaaataCAGGTATGTGAGCGGCAGCAGCAACAATGAAGGCGTCAGAGGGCAGAGAATTAAAAACAAGATGGTATTAACTATAGGTAGTAACTGTTGTtgtgaagaaacaaaacatttacaggGTTGTTCTTGCATAGAGGGATAAATTAAATACAAGTCACattcataaataaaaagacaaaataaatcattcaCCGAGTTTCTCTTGGAAACTCTGTAACATCATCAGCAAATTCACTAAATGCTGCACTCTGTTCTCAACAGTTACACTCCAGCTTTGCAAACTACACTGCAGTCCTGCTGCACACATGCCTCGACAAACTTCTCCTCTGATCAGTAGATTTatgcatgaaaataaagaaaactgtaGCCGACTTCACACCTGTTTGAAGAATATGAGATATGCAGCAGGAGAAAGTGTGAAGCCTCTTGAGGGAAAGTCCCTGATGAAACAGACTGGCTTTAGCTGTAGTTGTGAATAAAgatcttgtttttctgctcagggGCAGGAAGTTGTTTGGAGGCGCTCGGCGCAGGCAAACCTCTGCTGGTCGTCGTCAATGACAAACTGATGAACAACCACCAGCTGGAGCTCGCCAAACAGCTGCACATGGACTCACACCTGTTGTACTGCACATGCAGGTACACGTGTTCCTCCTGCGACAGTTTATACATGTGAGGTTATTTAGCAAAAAGtaacaaatgtttttctgtgttgatgaATGTTTCAGCACGCTGACAGAAACTCTGACGACCATGGATCTCTCTGTTCTTCAGCCCTTCTTACCCGGGCAGCCGAAAAACTTTGCAAATTTTCTGGACAAAGCCCTCGGTGTTCAgtgaaactttatttttctagcgctgtttttttttcctgttaagtGATGATTTTCAGAATATCATATCAGTCGATTGTGACAAAGATGAACTTTTCTATTCCTATATGCAATAATAATATATGTCTAATTTCGAATCCTTATGTGTGTTGTggattatgttttatatttattatagatctcttttttattaagttttatacaaatgaaaaggaaaaaaaacattaaccaGCAGTTCAGAAAGTTGAAGGCACTGCTGTAAAACAAAGGCTGCGACCTCGATAATCTGCAGGTTTTCTCAGTGATTTTCATCCATATCAGAGAGGAAGGTGagtgactctgctgttgattcctttttatttgtcatgtcacttgtaaattattaaattattattttatttatggtcCACTCACACTGTTTTTGTATGTGACAGAGGCTCAACAGCCTTTCTTACTGAGAGGACCGACGCCTCGACTCAGACCAAACCTGCACATCCTGTAAGTCTCTCACACTCTATACAACACCACTGTACTACTGTTGTACACTTTTCTTCCATTGTGGGCCAGCAGCTGTAGCTGAGCACACGCTGGAGGAACCCAGAATAAAAGTTTAATACATGTAAATAGAGGTCAGACTGTGTACTTCATTCGTCTATTAAGAAGTAAAATCGGAATAACTTAACCTACACTCTACAGGCTTACTGGATGTAATTTCCACTTATTTAAGCAGCAGATTAAAGCCAGCTTGGTGTAAAAAGGGCTGATTTGCAGAGACACTGAAGGAATTTGCTGCATCACAGTGAAGCACGTCGTACCAATTCCTGCCACAAGGGTGAGATGATGTTTAAATCTATGACCTTGTAGGCTGATAATGATTCGTCCTCCCAGCACAGAGTGGAGTGTGAACCCCATGCTCCAGTTTCTATGTGTTACCAGGTCCAGTTGTTTGTTGTTAGCATTTATAAGTAAAGACTTAATACATGAATAacaacacactataatgtagctGTACGCAGCTATAAGGACAATtaaagtgtttgtatttgtctatttgttgttacatgtgtgttttactgttattCATTATCAGTTTCTACACCAGCATCTCCTCATGTGTATCCACAGGAGGAGTTATAGTGATAAATACATTAATCAATGTTTGAAACTACATTGTAGTGCACCATAAACTATTTATTAAATGTATACACACTGGTTATAGATGTTAAACGTTGCCTA encodes the following:
- the LOC108879373 gene encoding UDP-N-acetylglucosamine transferase subunit ALG13 homolog translates to MKTVFVTVGTTSFDELIERITSSEAVQALKARGYERLVLQVGRGSLLPAADSCPHITLEAFRFKDSIADDMKQADLVISHAGAGSCLEALGAGKPLLVVVNDKLMNNHQLELAKQLHMDSHLLYCTCSTLTETLTTMDLSVLQPFLPGQPKNFANFLDKALGVQ